In the genome of Cyclopterus lumpus isolate fCycLum1 chromosome 19, fCycLum1.pri, whole genome shotgun sequence, the window AACACCTTGaatactaaaaacacatcttttttgactataccttgaatagggaaggtagagccgtagtagcactctagtagcacttatatgtcccttactgatagcactttgttgtttagcactttagtagcacttaaatggctcttactgatagtactctgacgttattgaagaaattgtacttgcttgattcttgttgttctaagtttggactcatggtttaatgcacttattgtaagtcgctttggataaaagcgtcagctaaatgacatgtaatgtaatacataaGGGCGTACTTTACACTAAAAataatgttctttcttttcttctgaatGTGTACCATAAAATAGCTCATATTTCTAAACCAAATAGGTAATCATAACCCTTTCCCAGCCTTATTATGACCTAGAAACTTATAACCTCATTAATTCAGTAAGTATTAAGTAACTGCATCATATTACCAGCTACACTACTTATCtagatgttattttgttataCATTTACAAGTCGTAAAACAAAGCCCCACTTTGCTGCCTGTGATTGTACTTTCAAGTTTACAAAATTCCCCTGAAGGCACCATTTAATGTGGTCGTTTGAGGCCGACAGATCCTGTGATGGACCGGTCTGCGTGGGCCACATATTTAAAAGGAGACCCAGCCCCCTAAATTGAGTCGCAGCTCAGTGTAAACGATGAGCTTTCAGTTTCATTCGTTTAAGTTCAACCTCACATTCCCTTATAGTATATAGCATCATATTTATCTGGCTCCGACACACTGATACTTATTATGAAAATAGACGTACCTTGCTAACATTCAGTGATGCTAGTGGGGGTGGAGTCTCAGTGCGGTCATTAATTATGTCCACATCAGAAACATAGGCTAAGTTGATCAGGATGACGTCGTTGAGGTTTGGCTTACCGCTGGAGGAAGCACATTCTTGGAAAGCACTAAAGTCAAGGCACACAACTTCATGACGACACATCACAGAatgaacattaaaatatatatatatatatatatatgaccccTCGTGAACCTGAACAGCATCAGTTTAAGATGGCACAGAGGAGCTTATGATGCGGAGAACACTGGGCGGCTAACACTGACAGTGAGAGGTAGTGCCAGTTACAGAGGCAAAGGCAGTGCTGCCACCTATAGTCATCCTAGAAGAATGAAGAATTGTAAGAAAGgccttaaaaaatatatatatagtggacAGCTAATGCACATGAGTATTCACTTTGGGATTTTGAGCGACTTTCTTTGCTGAAAATAAGCTAGACATGTTACAAAATGCCTGATAACTCGAGATATGGCACCGTgatcttttttaatttgcagACAAATTAGGTCCGTTTACTGAGAGTGACACGTTAGagtggaacccccccccccccctgcatataaagaaatatatacatgcatacagtgTACAATGCAGAACAGAAGACTGTTGCACATTTATCTTCACACAGATCTGTGGTTTTCAGATATCTTGACAGAACAGGGCCCAGAGGAGCCGACACCACCTCCTGCCCGTTAAGAGTGTGATGCCCAGCAGGCTTTCCAAATTATGTTAGTCAGATATTGCATCAGTTTTTTAAGTGCTctttacaattttaaaaaagacacgTGGGTAGACAGTATTTGTCTCATATGACCTACGTTGTAAACGTAAATTGCTCAAACTTTCAATAGCAAGTGTGCTTTTAGTTTCATTCTGAGCTCCATAATAAGATTACATTTAAGCCgtgtacaagaaagaaaaaataagctTCATGTACATATCCAGGGTTTTCTGACTGATAGCTttgcgaaaaaaaaaagaaataaaataaaaatactaccAATTTGATTTGAGATATTAGTTCAGTTTATGTTGGACGCCACCGAAGTGTCAAACATACCCCAAAAAAGGCCCGTGATGGCAACTGTCAAACCTCGGCTCTGCATCAACTTGGCGTTTCGGCCCCACAGCTCGACAACTAAAACCAGAACACataaattaatttttaaaaaaagtcatgaGCTGATGCAGGAAGCCACCTAAATAATGTGcatctcactcacacacacacctatgaaTGGGTGTAGACATGCTCATCAGCGAGCTAACGGTGGTGGTTGATGAACTCATTATACCGGCGacactttacattttgttgGAGATGAAACAGACCTGTGTGATAATTCACTCACTAATACATAATGTCGTCGGGGTCGGAtgggacatgtgtgtgtgtgagggggggggaagaagccCAGCTGATAAGCTCGGGAATGCTAATGCCATTAATTGAGCCAATAGCGGCGGTTGACCGACGGTTAGCACGTTAGCTAAGCCAACTGCAACTTCATTGTAGCGTGGAAGGGGAAACTCGGGCGTCAGTTCTTCGCTGCCGTTGGGGAAATAAATGGCgattgtttttttctggtgaaaattattatttttaaaaaaagactcgACGTCGCAAACTACGCGAGGCGAACCGGTTGTGCGCGCGAGCCGGAGCGCGAGATGCGCCGAATGTCAGTTAGCTCGCGCTAACTAGCAACGGTTCCGTGCCTGTTGAGAGCAAACAGCCATGATGCCTTACGAGGGGGTCCGTTGCCAGATAGTGATCCATGTCGGAGACTGGCAATACAATGAGTGGATTCACAACACATGCTACTAGCGGCGCGTTACGTGAAGCCGCGGGGGGGATGACCCGGTCACATCTACGGTGTCTTCTCAACAGATACACCGAGGATCGGCGACTACCTCCCggaggaaaatataaaaaaacccGACAAAGATGTACAACTCGGCTAGCACCAATTACGCCTGCGCGGATCACTATTTGACACATTTTCGGTTACCCTTACAGGCCCTTGCAGCCGGGCaggccagccagccagccgcCCCGGCGGCTCGAAACAAACAAAGGATACTCAGGGTCAACATCTTGGACTGGTAGTCGAAGGCGACCACTTCTCCTTGCAGACGTTGGCCCAAGCAGGTGAGGCAAGAGACATGGCTCCCGACGCTGAAATACTCCCCCGGTCCAGGAGCCGCCATCTTCTCCGCCAGGAAACCGGAGCGCCTGCCTTACGTAAAACGACGCGATGTCGTATGGAGAGGAAACCTGGGCGTGTCCACGTACGTCGCGTCGTGGTCATTTATTATAATACGGACGAACTATATTCACAATTTAATCTATGTGACAGTGTTTTTAGCATTAAATCTTCCACCTGGCGCTGTAAGTGCCCATAACACGTACACGTCATTTAATTAATCGAAGTATAAAAGCTGTGGCTTTGTCTCCCATTCAACATGATTTAGCCGCTCTTCATTCAAAGGGCTCCCCCTACTGGATATATGACGGCACTGCAGGCATTGCACCTGAAGAACAGAATAATcaggatttttttcttcttcttctcccccaaCATCCAGTATATGTTTTGGGTGAGGACGCAGGCATGGAGGCCGTTCACACCCAGGGCATCTGGATTGCTGAACGTCTGCAGCAGAGGACGATAAGCCATGAACAAATGTGGCTGGTTGTCACTCATATTGGAGATCCTAAAGCAGCCTTTCTGCTCGTCTTCCCCTTCACATACTTCATCAGCAAGCGGGCTGGAATCGCGGTGCTTTGGATAGCAGCCGTGTCGGAGTGGTTGAACTTGGTGTTTAAATGGTAAGGCTGGAAGGAGTGCTTTAGCCAAACGTTTAGCTTTTACTCTTTAATCTATTAGCATGTTAGCGTGACGCTTTAACGTGCTGTTGACATTCAGGTGAGTCAATGTTAGTGAGTTAGAAAGGCAACTGTAGTCTTATATTATTCGTGTTTTTATTCGCAACAATGAAGTTagattgttatatatatatatatatatatattattttttttgttcagttgACGTTGCAGCTTCTGGAAAGTAAACGCAGTCCGGCAGTGTGTACGGTCCGACGTGAAACAGATACTAGCGGAACCGTTTATATACAGCACCGTGGAATAGTTAACTAGTAGTAGTGTAATTTCCTCatgaatcaaataaaaataataacattgatAACTTACCACATCTATGTGGATCCAGGGACCCACATGCTGAATGTGGTAGGCAttgttaaaacaatattatcCAATagagtatttacacacacacacacacacacacccacacacacacacacacccacacccacacccacacacacacacacacacacacacacacacacacacacacacacacacacacacacacacacacacacacacacacacacacacacacacacacacacacttctgtcaTTATCATTAGTCTTGTACATTTTTGTTGAACACCAGCACATATAGAAGTAGATGGAAACAAGGATGCTGATGAATTGCCAAAAAGAGAATTAAGAGTTGTGACGatgacctttttaaatatttttatacaACAcgaaataatgaaatgaaatatagGATAAAGCCATAAAAGTCAGGGGATATTATAAGTTTAGAATTCCTAGAGGGAGGTGTGGAAAACATAGTTTTTTCTCTAAATTAATGTGAGGGTGTGCAGGGTTCAATGCATAATTCACATACCAGAAGGTACGAGATACATGTGACGTGTAAGGAAACTGTTGAGATGCAAAGACTACCTTCGTTGTTATTCactctggtggaggaggtggaaatGGACTGATGTACGTTATTGTTTATTATCTATCTTTTAATTTTTCCCAGGATGCTGTTTGGAGAAAGGCCATACTGGTGGATCGGTGAGTCGCGTCTGTTTGTCAACAAGCAACCCAACGTTCACCAGTTTTCCTCCACCTGTGAAACCGGACCAGGTGAGAAACCCTTAAAGACGTATCCAGTACGCTTAATTCACGGCGCAGTCGGAGCTCTAAAGTcgccgtctgtctctcaggcaGTCCGTCGGGACATGCGATGGTGACGGCAGCAGTCTGGTGGGTCCTGGTGTCCTCACTGGGCTCGTTCCTCTACTCACGTACTCGCAGGTAGGCCCatttgaagaacaaaaacaaatcgtAATAATTTAAAATTTGTAATAAAAGCCCAGATAAAGTAATTTGAGAATGTATTGTTTAATGACTCTTTGTCTGTGTGGCTCCAGTGTGATGTTAGCAGCTGCTCCCTACCTGCTCTACGTGGTGATGCTGGTGGCAGTTGGACTCTCCAGGATCTTCATCCTGGCACATTTCCCCCACCAGGTCATCGCTGGCTCCATCACAGGTCTGAATGCAGTTTCATGCACAAGCTAAAACAGGGGAGTGttatccctgtgtgtgtgtgtgtgtgtataatgctACATACAAACATTGCATACAACATAACTAGGTCAAAAGAACCGGACAGTATTGGCCGTTTTCTGGCTAATCTGTTGAATTTATGAACTTCTTCACACTGATGCAAAAATCATAGGAATCCAAAATCAACATGAAACCTCATCGATTTACAGCAATTCCCACGGTGGCCTCAAACACTCAGATGTTCACAACAATATAAACttatagcaaaaaaaaaaaagtatattttctcACATGGAAATGATCTTCTTTGTAGAATAACAAAGCACATACTGTctattttgtcattttgcatCCGATTGACCAGCTTTTTTGTCAGGTTTCATTCTCGGCGTCGCTCTGAGCCGCCGAGTGCCAGACGGTCGCTCCCTGATGTTCTTCTTCAGCCTCAGCACCGGTCTGCTGCTCGGCACCGTGATGCTGCATGCCGGGCTGCAGCGGCTGGGGATCGACGTCTCCTGGTTCGTCCCTTCCACTCCATTTCATTTATGCGTATTGATGAACCTACTCAGTGCATCATGAGCTCCGTGAGGGGACGtaaatttaacttttttttttttcctcccacagGTCTATTGCTTTGGCTAAGAAATGGTGCAGCCATGCGGAGTGGATTCGTCTGGATACAGCCCAGTTCTCCTCTCTGACTCGAGACTGCGGCGCCCTCCTGGGTTTGGGGATGGCCCAGTACTGGAAGCCCGGCGGATGGTCTCTGCCTTGGGCTCCTCGGGCTTTGTCTCTGGCCATTTCATCCATGGGGCTGTACCACGTCAATCGTCTGCCGCTCCCGATCCGACCACAGGGACTCTTCTACGGGCTGTTCTTCGTCAAGTTCGTCATGGTGCCTCAGATCGTCATGGTGCTGGTGCCTGGACTGGTCCACCTGTTCACGcacaagaagaggaaggacTAGAAActatttttctgtctttcacCTCTCCAAGGATAAAAGTACTTCATGTGTGCGTTAATGTAGtttctccatttatttttcactttgttttttgtgaGATTACACTGGCCTTAAGTGTGAggatttaatttgtttgcacATTTGCAGTAAATCTAAATACTGCAATAATAATCTGTGTTAATACTACGGTATGTTTTTTGTGGGAAAagagtgcattaaaaaaaacaccttctcCCTTTATTAATGACGTTTTAGCCCTCAGACTTCCATCAAGTTGAaatcaaacataaaaaagattTTCTCGATTAAATGTCTGAGGATCGAAACAATCGTTCATGAAGTGAGTTCAAGTGTTCGAGACAGTCGAGGGATTCATTTAGACTTCGTAGTACCGTGATTGTGACCTTTTAACCGCCtatattacccacaatgcaactcaacctgcagaagagatgaggagctgctgcagaggtCTGGTGAACTCGCTTCTTCCAACTCCAGCaactcattttttatttttcaatctcGCGATCTTCTGCCCGCGAGGCGGACTCGAGTGACATCACTTGTCACAATGTATCGATGTCTATGAGATCCAACACCTGCAAACAGACTTTGATGTGGAAAAATGGGCGGAGTTACATTTTGAGCACATCAGCATGAAATAAAATTTTGCAACAaattatacaatttaaaaaataactcaGATGGAGCATTTCCAGAGAAAGGCTCATACTTAATACTTAATAAAAACTTAATATAGTGAAATGCAATGCAACACTTAATTTCACCATTAACAGCTTTACAATACACAATGTTTTTGGGAGTGGTAATGTATTGCATCATATTGTACAGAAGGTTACTAAGGTGTTATATGTTTAGTGGACCCACATAAGAAAATGTCATGttaaatattctttaaaaaaataaatgactgacATGCAGGGCGTGTTTCAGTTGGTAACCATTTAtaaatatgttcttttttttttcttctttttttctccaatacATAGGTTTGACTGTACAGATTACAATCAGTTATCATgagattaaaaacacattcttttttttttttattgagttttcttttttaattaaactttttaATCACAGCGATCTGAAAGCTCACATTTACAGACAAGAGAACTCTGCTCAGCAAGCAAATacgtcaaaataaaataaaaagaacctTTTGCTTTTTGTCTGGCGAGGTTGAAGGAAAATGATACGGATAgttcggggggtgggggggggggggttctccttATCGTGATCCGGACGtcgtatcacacacacacacacacacacacacacacgcacacaccaggGTCAGAACACCGCTATACACGTTTCAGCTTGAGCTCGTGGAAAGAATAGAACATGCATCAGACTATTTACAGCAAACTAATATACACAGACGGCTTGAAAACCACACGCCCTCGAACATCCTGGACGTGGAAGTCTTCTTAAATTAAGTATAATACAGTTTACGTCTTCATTTCTGTAAAGCAGGGGCGTCTCTCTGAACCGACCGTCCCCTCTTTAGATATTCTGAATCGGAGAAAACCCTCCAAAATAAAAACTTTACAGACAAATGGTCTATAACTTTTTCCCACGTATACAAAtaactcttttctttctctcatcacCCCCAAAACTCCAAATGTGGAGTTTCAGAGCACTGAAACCTCAGTCATACTTTTTCAATGTTGCAGTAGATTTTGACTAAATTTCAAGATGTGTGCAAGACCGGTGGATTAGACCGGCTGATTTAGAGATAGAGGactttaatgtatatatatttattttatatttaaagacgTGGAATACTTAAATATGACTTTGCCGCACTAACAAACCCGCGCTGAACTGAGTGGATTATCTGAGTCAGTATATACAACTTGTGCTAGAAAGTCTTATACATCTTCACcagtttaaaaacattgtttgctcTTCATATTGTCATTCATCACTGCTTTGtaaatcatataataataataatgatagtgtCTATGATAGTCTGGTATCACtggtccgcccccccccccccccacacacacgttCTCCAATTTCAACAACAAAGTAAGTCAAATACATAAAGTGCACCCTTAGTTAAGAACTTAACAGGCATTTTTAGTGCAGAAGTGGCAGAAtaaaaatgcattgtgggtaaaaagaaacaacacagaATAATGCaagagaaaggtgtgtgtggggggtggggggggcagtgGTCGTCGTGTATGCATTTGCTTGCTTTTAGTCGCTATCCGTGTGAACCCATCACGAGGGCCTGAGTACCtgcgga includes:
- the g6pc3 gene encoding glucose-6-phosphatase 3 isoform X2; the protein is MEAVHTQGIWIAERLQQRTISHEQMWLVVTHIGDPKAAFLLVFPFTYFISKRAGIAVLWIAAVSEWLNLVFKWMLFGERPYWWIGESRLFVNKQPNVHQFSSTCETGPGSPSGHAMVTAAVWWVLVSSLGSFLYSRTRSVMLAAAPYLLYVVMLVAVGLSRIFILAHFPHQVIAGSITGFILGVALSRRVPDGRSLMFFFSLSTGLLLGTVMLHAGLQRLGIDVSWSIALAKKWCSHAEWIRLDTAQFSSLTRDCGALLGLGMAQYWKPGGWSLPWAPRALSLAISSMGLYHVNRLPLPIRPQGLFYGLFFVKFVMVPQIVMVLVPGLVHLFTHKKRKD
- the g6pc3 gene encoding glucose-6-phosphatase 3 isoform X1, whose product is MSYGEETWACPLYVLGEDAGMEAVHTQGIWIAERLQQRTISHEQMWLVVTHIGDPKAAFLLVFPFTYFISKRAGIAVLWIAAVSEWLNLVFKWMLFGERPYWWIGESRLFVNKQPNVHQFSSTCETGPGSPSGHAMVTAAVWWVLVSSLGSFLYSRTRSVMLAAAPYLLYVVMLVAVGLSRIFILAHFPHQVIAGSITGFILGVALSRRVPDGRSLMFFFSLSTGLLLGTVMLHAGLQRLGIDVSWSIALAKKWCSHAEWIRLDTAQFSSLTRDCGALLGLGMAQYWKPGGWSLPWAPRALSLAISSMGLYHVNRLPLPIRPQGLFYGLFFVKFVMVPQIVMVLVPGLVHLFTHKKRKD